One stretch of Streptomyces hygroscopicus DNA includes these proteins:
- a CDS encoding acetoacetyl-CoA synthetase: MTTAAHSDHRPQPLWQPGADRIDRSRLTAFHAWAAERHGAPAPTKDDPAASYAALHRWSVEELETFWQAVAERFEVRFTTPYERVLADAAMPGARWFPGATLNYAEHALRAAEDPARADEPALLHVDETNDPRPVSWAELRGQVGAVAAELRRLGVRPGDRVSGYVPNIPQATVALLATAAVGAVWTSCAPDFGARSVLDRFQQVEPVVLFTIDGYRYGGKTHDRTKTVAELRAELPSLRAVVHIPLLGTPAPDGALVWDDVVREPAEPVFEPLPFDHPLWVLYSSGTTGLPKAIVQSQGGILLEHLKQLGLHCDLGPGDRFFWYTSTGWMMWNFLVSGLLVGATVVLYDGSPGHPDTAAQWRVAERTGTTLYGTSAAYVMACRKADVHPGRDFDLSRIKCVATTGSPLPPDGFRWIHDEVAEDMWIASVSGGTDVCSCFAGAVPTLPVYIGELQAPGLGTDLQAWDPQGEPVVDEVGELIVARPMPSMPVRFWNDPDGSRYRDSYFEMFPGAWRHGDWITLTSRGTVVIHGRSDSTLNRQGVRMGSADIYEAVERLPEIRESLVIGVEQPDGGYWMPLFVHLAPGATLDEELLSRIKTTIRTQLSPRHVPDEIIEVPGVPHTLTGKRIEVPVKRLLQGTPLDKAVNPGSVDDVELLRYYERLAEEKRGSAPSDGAAGA; this comes from the coding sequence ATGACCACCGCAGCGCACTCCGACCATCGGCCACAGCCCCTGTGGCAGCCCGGCGCGGACCGGATCGACCGGTCCCGGCTGACCGCCTTCCACGCCTGGGCGGCCGAGCGTCACGGCGCGCCCGCGCCCACCAAGGACGACCCGGCCGCGAGCTACGCCGCGCTGCACCGCTGGTCGGTGGAGGAGCTGGAGACCTTCTGGCAGGCGGTCGCCGAACGGTTCGAGGTGCGCTTCACCACCCCGTACGAACGGGTGCTCGCCGACGCCGCCATGCCCGGCGCCCGCTGGTTCCCCGGCGCCACCCTCAACTACGCCGAGCACGCCCTGCGCGCCGCCGAGGACCCCGCCCGCGCCGACGAGCCCGCGCTGCTCCACGTCGACGAGACCAATGACCCGCGCCCGGTCAGCTGGGCCGAACTGCGCGGCCAGGTCGGCGCCGTCGCCGCCGAGCTGCGCCGCCTCGGCGTCCGCCCGGGCGACCGGGTCAGCGGCTACGTCCCCAACATCCCCCAGGCCACCGTCGCCCTCCTGGCCACCGCCGCCGTCGGCGCCGTATGGACCTCCTGCGCCCCCGACTTCGGCGCCCGCAGCGTCCTGGACCGCTTCCAGCAGGTCGAACCGGTGGTGCTCTTCACCATCGACGGCTACCGCTACGGCGGAAAGACCCACGACCGCACCAAGACCGTGGCCGAGCTCCGCGCCGAGCTGCCCAGCCTGCGCGCCGTCGTCCACATCCCGCTGCTGGGCACCCCCGCCCCCGATGGCGCGCTCGTCTGGGACGACGTCGTGCGCGAACCGGCGGAGCCGGTCTTCGAGCCGCTGCCCTTCGACCACCCCCTGTGGGTGCTCTACTCCTCCGGCACCACCGGCCTGCCCAAGGCGATCGTCCAGTCCCAGGGCGGCATCCTGCTCGAACACCTCAAGCAGCTCGGCCTCCACTGCGACCTCGGCCCCGGCGACCGCTTCTTCTGGTACACCTCCACCGGCTGGATGATGTGGAACTTCCTGGTGTCCGGACTGCTGGTCGGCGCCACCGTGGTCCTCTACGACGGCAGCCCCGGCCATCCGGACACCGCCGCCCAGTGGCGCGTCGCCGAGCGCACCGGGACCACGCTCTACGGCACCTCCGCCGCGTACGTCATGGCCTGCCGCAAGGCCGATGTCCACCCGGGCCGCGACTTCGACCTCTCCCGCATCAAATGCGTCGCCACCACCGGCTCCCCGCTGCCGCCCGACGGCTTCCGGTGGATCCACGACGAGGTGGCCGAGGACATGTGGATCGCCTCCGTCAGCGGCGGCACCGACGTGTGCAGCTGCTTCGCGGGCGCCGTGCCCACCCTCCCCGTCTACATCGGCGAGCTGCAGGCCCCCGGCCTCGGCACCGACCTCCAGGCATGGGACCCACAGGGCGAACCAGTGGTCGACGAGGTCGGCGAGCTCATCGTGGCCCGCCCCATGCCGTCGATGCCGGTCCGCTTCTGGAACGACCCCGACGGCAGCCGCTACCGCGACAGCTACTTCGAGATGTTCCCCGGCGCGTGGCGCCACGGCGACTGGATCACCCTGACCTCCCGCGGCACCGTGGTCATCCACGGCCGCTCCGACTCCACCCTCAACCGGCAGGGCGTCCGAATGGGCTCCGCCGACATCTACGAGGCGGTCGAACGGCTCCCGGAGATCCGCGAATCCCTCGTCATCGGCGTCGAACAACCCGACGGCGGCTACTGGATGCCACTCTTCGTCCACCTCGCCCCCGGCGCCACACTGGACGAGGAACTCCTGAGCCGCATCAAGACCACCATCCGCACCCAGCTCTCCCCACGCCACGTCCCGGACGAGATCATCGAGGTCCCCGGCGTCCCCCACACCCTGACCGGCAAACGCATCGAGGTCCCGGTCAAGCGCCTCCTCCAGGGCACCCCCCTGGACAAGGCGGTCAACCCGGGCTCGGTGGACGACGTGGAGCTCCTGCGGTACTACGAACGCTTGGCGGAGGAGAAGCGGGGCTCGGCTCCGTCGGACGGCGCGGCTGGGGCTTGA
- a CDS encoding GntR family transcriptional regulator: protein MATQYEITGASAKGIAASVEQGVVEGALAPGTALPPVRRLAERLGISPGTVATAYKELRRRGIVVTHGRGGTVVAPTPTVASRRPTPVPEGVRDLAGGHPDPAFLPALLPAARLSPGIRSHRAQPRLAGLEDLARAWYERDGVPAEHLTFAHGALDCVARLLSVELRPGDAVAMEDPGYHHLLDLVPALGLRTVPVAVDDEGIRPDALRAALRSGARALVCSPRAQNPYGGWFSAGRREALLEVLGAASSEVLVIEDDHAADIAGVPLHSLATGGLARWAQVRTVSKHLGTDLRWGALACDRTTLARHDGRMVLTSGWVSHVLQETVTRLMTDPETQGLVAAARTAYARRREALLAALSARGVAAHGASGMNVWVPVRDEAAVVNGLRTRGWWVAAGARFRLGAGAGVRITTAGLGEGDAGVLAGDLVGVLGEAQATYGG from the coding sequence GTGGCGACACAATATGAGATCACCGGTGCGTCGGCCAAGGGGATTGCCGCGTCCGTCGAACAAGGCGTGGTGGAGGGGGCGTTGGCGCCCGGCACCGCGCTGCCTCCGGTGCGCCGGCTGGCCGAGCGGCTGGGCATCAGCCCCGGCACCGTCGCGACCGCCTACAAGGAGCTGCGGCGGCGCGGAATCGTGGTGACCCACGGGCGGGGCGGCACGGTGGTCGCCCCGACGCCCACGGTCGCCTCGCGGCGCCCGACGCCGGTGCCGGAGGGGGTGCGCGATCTGGCGGGCGGTCACCCCGACCCGGCCTTCCTCCCCGCGCTGCTCCCGGCCGCCCGCCTCTCCCCCGGAATCCGGTCACACCGCGCCCAGCCCCGGCTGGCCGGTCTGGAGGACCTGGCCCGCGCCTGGTACGAGCGCGATGGCGTGCCGGCCGAGCACCTCACCTTCGCCCATGGCGCGCTGGACTGCGTGGCCCGGCTGCTGTCGGTCGAGCTCAGGCCGGGTGACGCGGTGGCGATGGAGGACCCCGGCTACCACCACCTGCTGGACCTCGTCCCGGCGCTGGGGCTGCGGACCGTGCCAGTGGCCGTGGACGACGAGGGGATCCGGCCGGACGCGCTCCGGGCGGCCCTGCGGTCCGGGGCACGTGCGCTGGTCTGCAGCCCCCGCGCGCAGAACCCCTACGGCGGCTGGTTCTCGGCGGGGCGCCGGGAGGCGCTGCTGGAGGTGCTGGGTGCAGCCTCGTCCGAAGTGCTGGTGATCGAGGACGACCACGCCGCGGACATCGCGGGAGTGCCGCTGCACAGCCTCGCCACTGGCGGCCTGGCGCGCTGGGCGCAGGTGCGCACGGTCTCCAAGCACCTGGGGACGGACCTGCGGTGGGGTGCGCTCGCCTGCGACCGTACGACGCTGGCGCGGCATGACGGCCGGATGGTGCTGACCTCGGGCTGGGTCAGCCATGTGCTGCAGGAGACGGTGACGCGGCTGATGACCGACCCCGAGACCCAGGGCCTGGTGGCCGCGGCGCGGACCGCCTACGCGCGACGGCGGGAGGCCCTGCTGGCCGCGCTGTCGGCTCGGGGGGTCGCCGCGCACGGGGCGAGCGGGATGAATGTGTGGGTGCCGGTGCGGGACGAGGCGGCGGTCGTGAACGGGTTGCGGACGCGGGGGTGGTGGGTGGCGGCCGGTGCGAGGTTTCGGCTGGGTGCCGGGGCGGGGGTGCGCATTACGACGGCGGGGTTGGGGGAAGGGGATGCGGGGGTGTTGGCGGGGGATTTGGTGGGGGTGTTGGGGGAGGCGCAGGCCACGTATGGGGGGTAG
- a CDS encoding phosphoenolpyruvate-protein phosphotransferase, which yields METTLRGVGVSHGVAIGEVRHMGTAVLEPPARQIPADEAPREQGRARQAVEAVAADLVARGNLAGGEAQAVLEAQAMMAQDPELMADVERRIAVGSTAERAVYDAFAAYRALLAGAGDYLAGRVADLDDVRNRIVARLLGVPMPGVPDSDEPYVLIARDLAPADTALLDPTLVLGFVTEEGGPTSHSAILARALGVPAVVALPGAGDLVEGTLIAVDGSTGEIFVSPSEEKRAELTRAAEERRAALAASSGPGATSDGHKVPLLANVGGPADVPAAVEAGAEGVGLFRTEFLFLDDSTQAPSEEKQVEAYRQVLEAFPEGRVVVRVLDAGADKPLDFLTPADEPNPALGVRGLRTLLDHPEVLRTQLTALAKASEGLPVYLEVMAPMVADRLDAKAFADACREAGLRAKFGAMVEIPSAALRARSILQEVEFLSLGTNDLAQYTFAADRQVGAVSRLQDPWQPALLDLVAASAEAAQAEGKSCGVCGEAASDPLLACVLAGLGVTSLSMGAASIPYVRATLAKHTLAQCERAASAARAADTAEDARRAAQAVLSGE from the coding sequence ATGGAGACAACGCTGCGAGGCGTCGGCGTGAGCCACGGGGTGGCCATCGGCGAGGTGCGCCATATGGGGACGGCGGTCCTGGAGCCGCCGGCGAGGCAGATTCCGGCCGATGAGGCGCCGCGTGAGCAGGGGCGGGCGCGCCAGGCTGTGGAGGCCGTGGCGGCCGATCTGGTCGCGCGCGGCAATCTGGCGGGCGGCGAGGCCCAGGCCGTACTCGAGGCGCAGGCCATGATGGCGCAGGACCCGGAGCTGATGGCCGATGTCGAGCGGCGTATCGCCGTGGGCAGCACCGCCGAGCGCGCGGTGTACGACGCCTTTGCCGCCTACCGGGCGCTGCTCGCGGGGGCCGGGGACTATCTGGCGGGCCGGGTGGCCGACCTCGATGATGTGCGGAACCGGATCGTGGCGCGGCTGCTGGGTGTGCCGATGCCGGGTGTGCCGGACAGTGATGAGCCGTATGTGCTGATCGCGCGGGACCTCGCTCCCGCCGACACCGCGCTGCTCGACCCGACTCTGGTGCTGGGGTTCGTGACCGAGGAGGGCGGGCCGACGAGCCACAGCGCGATCCTCGCCCGTGCCCTGGGGGTGCCGGCCGTGGTCGCGCTGCCCGGTGCCGGGGATCTGGTCGAGGGAACCCTGATCGCCGTGGACGGCAGCACGGGTGAGATCTTCGTGTCCCCGAGCGAGGAGAAGCGGGCCGAGCTGACGCGGGCCGCCGAGGAGCGCCGGGCCGCGCTGGCCGCCTCCTCCGGTCCGGGTGCGACGTCGGACGGACACAAGGTGCCGCTGCTGGCGAACGTCGGCGGACCGGCCGATGTGCCGGCGGCGGTCGAGGCGGGCGCCGAGGGTGTGGGGCTGTTCCGCACCGAGTTCCTCTTCCTCGACGACAGCACCCAGGCGCCGTCGGAGGAGAAGCAGGTCGAGGCGTACCGCCAGGTGCTGGAGGCGTTCCCCGAGGGCCGGGTGGTGGTGCGGGTCCTGGACGCGGGCGCGGACAAGCCGCTGGACTTCCTCACCCCGGCCGATGAGCCCAACCCGGCGCTGGGTGTCCGCGGTCTGCGTACCCTGCTCGACCACCCCGAGGTGCTGCGGACGCAGCTCACGGCGCTGGCCAAGGCGTCGGAGGGGCTGCCGGTCTATCTCGAGGTCATGGCCCCGATGGTGGCCGACCGGCTGGACGCCAAGGCGTTCGCGGACGCGTGCCGTGAGGCGGGGCTGCGGGCCAAGTTCGGCGCGATGGTGGAGATTCCGTCCGCCGCGCTGCGGGCGCGCTCGATCCTTCAGGAGGTCGAGTTCCTGTCGCTGGGCACCAACGACCTGGCGCAGTACACCTTCGCGGCCGACCGTCAGGTGGGTGCGGTCTCACGGCTGCAGGACCCTTGGCAGCCCGCGCTGCTCGACCTGGTGGCGGCGTCGGCGGAGGCCGCGCAGGCCGAGGGCAAGAGCTGTGGTGTCTGCGGTGAGGCCGCCTCCGATCCGCTGCTGGCGTGTGTGCTGGCCGGTCTGGGGGTCACCAGCCTCTCCATGGGTGCGGCCTCCATTCCGTATGTGCGCGCGACGCTGGCCAAGCACACGCTCGCGCAGTGCGAGCGGGCCGCCTCCGCGGCGCGCGCGGCGGACACCGCCGAGGATGCCCGCCGGGCGGCGCAGGCGGTGCTGTCCGGCGAATGA
- a CDS encoding PTS glucose transporter subunit IIA, which yields MTSVTSPVTGRVIGLEAVPDPVFSGAMVGPGTAIDPVLEPVVAVAPVDGIVVSLHPHAFVVVDGEGHGVLTHLGIDTVQLNGEGFEVLINKGDTVKRGDAIVRWDPATAVAAGKSPICPIVALEATADALSDVKEDVDVKPGDTLFNW from the coding sequence ATGACCAGCGTGACCTCACCGGTCACCGGCCGCGTGATCGGACTCGAAGCGGTTCCCGATCCGGTGTTCTCCGGCGCCATGGTCGGTCCGGGCACGGCGATCGACCCGGTGCTCGAGCCGGTTGTGGCCGTGGCTCCGGTCGACGGCATCGTCGTCTCTCTGCACCCGCACGCGTTCGTCGTCGTGGACGGGGAGGGACACGGTGTGCTCACCCACCTCGGCATCGACACCGTGCAATTGAACGGTGAGGGCTTCGAGGTGCTCATCAACAAGGGGGACACCGTCAAGCGGGGCGACGCGATCGTGCGCTGGGACCCGGCCACCGCCGTGGCCGCGGGCAAGTCGCCGATCTGTCCGATCGTGGCGCTCGAGGCCACGGCCGATGCCCTGTCCGACGTCAAGGAAGACGTCGACGTGAAGCCGGGCGACACGCTCTTCAACTGGTGA
- a CDS encoding CDP-diacylglycerol--glycerol-3-phosphate 3-phosphatidyltransferase, whose protein sequence is MEVQETRVQTDRVLTIPNILSAARLVGVPLFLWLILRPEFGGPNSDGWALLVLAFSGVSDYLDGKLARRWNQISSLGRLLDPAADRLYILSTLVGLTWREILPLWLTAVLLARELVLLVMVGILRRHGYPPPQVNFLGKAATFNLMYAFPLLLLSEGSGVLHTTAAIFGWAFAGWGTTLYWWAGVLYVVQVRRLVKADTAAD, encoded by the coding sequence GTGGAGGTACAGGAGACACGAGTTCAGACGGACCGTGTGCTCACCATCCCGAACATCCTCAGCGCGGCGCGCCTCGTCGGCGTGCCGCTTTTCCTGTGGTTGATCCTCCGGCCCGAGTTCGGCGGGCCCAACAGCGACGGCTGGGCACTGTTGGTGCTGGCGTTCAGCGGTGTCAGCGACTATCTCGACGGGAAGCTGGCCCGTCGCTGGAACCAGATCAGCAGCCTCGGCCGGCTTCTCGACCCGGCGGCCGACCGGCTCTACATACTGTCGACGCTTGTCGGTCTCACCTGGCGCGAGATCCTGCCCCTCTGGCTGACCGCGGTCCTTCTCGCCCGAGAGCTGGTCCTGCTGGTGATGGTGGGCATCCTCCGGCGCCACGGCTATCCGCCGCCCCAGGTGAACTTCCTCGGCAAGGCGGCGACCTTCAACCTGATGTATGCCTTCCCCTTGCTCCTTCTGAGTGAGGGAAGTGGCGTGCTTCACACGACCGCCGCAATTTTCGGATGGGCGTTCGCCGGATGGGGTACAACACTCTATTGGTGGGCAGGAGTCCTCTACGTGGTTCAGGTCCGCCGACTTGTGAAGGCGGACACCGCGGCCGACTGA
- a CDS encoding mannose-1-phosphate guanyltransferase: MKAVVMAGGEGTRLRPMTSTMPKPLLPVANRPIMEHVLRLLKRHGLSETVVTVQFLASLVKNYFGDGEELGMELTYANEEKPLGTAGSVKNAEEALKDDTFLVISGDALTDFDLTDLINFHKENGALVTVCLTRVPNPLEFGITIVDEAGKVERFLEKPTWGQVFSDTVNTGIYVMEPEVFDYVEPDVPVDWSGDVFPQLMKEGKPIFGYVAEGYWEDVGTHESYVKAQADVLEGKVDVELDGFEISPGVWVAEGADVDPEAVLRGPLYIGDYAKVEAGTEIREHTVVGSNVVVKSGAFLHKAVVHDNVYVGQQSNLRGCVIGKNTDIMRAARIEDGAVIGDECLIGEESIVQGNVRVYPFKTIEAGAFVNTSVIWESRGQAHLFGARGVSGILNVEITPELAVRLAGAYATTLKKGSTVTTARDHSRGARALKRAMISALQTSAIDVRDLENVPLPVARQQTARGSAGGFMIRTSPGVPDSVDIMFFDERGADLSAAGQRKLDRVYARQEYRRAFPGEIGDLSFPSSVFDSYTGSLLRAVNISGIAESGLKVVVDAANGSSGLVLPSLLGRLGVDALTINPGLNEARPTETADARRSGLARLGEMVASARAAFGVRFDPVGERFSLVDERGRIVEDDRTLLVMLDLVAAERRSGRVALPVTTTRIAEQVAAYHGTQVEWTTTAADDLTRVARSETTIFGGDGRGGFIIPEFSSVFDGTAAFVRLIGLVARTQLTLSQIDARIPRAHVQRRDLATPWAVKGLVMRHVVEAAGDRSVDTTDGVRVVEADGRWVMVLPDPAEAVTHLWAEGPDDASAQALLDEWSSVVDSAGR; the protein is encoded by the coding sequence ATGAAGGCCGTCGTGATGGCAGGGGGCGAGGGAACTCGTCTGCGCCCGATGACCTCGACCATGCCCAAACCGCTGCTGCCCGTGGCCAATCGGCCGATCATGGAGCATGTGCTGCGGCTGCTCAAGCGGCATGGGCTCAGCGAGACCGTGGTGACCGTCCAGTTCCTCGCGTCCCTGGTCAAGAACTACTTCGGTGACGGCGAGGAGCTCGGTATGGAGCTCACGTACGCGAATGAGGAGAAGCCACTCGGCACCGCCGGTAGCGTCAAGAACGCGGAGGAAGCACTCAAGGACGACACCTTCCTTGTGATCTCGGGCGACGCCCTGACGGATTTCGACCTTACGGATCTGATCAATTTCCATAAGGAAAACGGAGCCCTTGTCACCGTCTGTCTGACGCGCGTCCCCAATCCCCTCGAATTCGGTATCACCATCGTCGACGAGGCCGGAAAGGTCGAGCGTTTCCTGGAGAAGCCCACCTGGGGTCAGGTCTTCTCCGATACGGTCAACACCGGCATCTACGTCATGGAGCCGGAGGTCTTCGACTATGTCGAGCCCGATGTTCCGGTCGACTGGTCCGGAGATGTCTTCCCTCAGTTGATGAAGGAGGGCAAGCCCATCTTCGGGTATGTCGCCGAGGGCTACTGGGAGGACGTGGGCACCCATGAGAGCTATGTGAAGGCCCAGGCCGACGTTCTCGAGGGCAAGGTCGACGTCGAACTCGACGGATTCGAGATCTCCCCCGGCGTATGGGTCGCCGAAGGGGCGGATGTGGATCCGGAGGCCGTGCTCCGCGGTCCGCTCTATATCGGCGACTACGCCAAGGTGGAGGCCGGTACCGAGATCCGTGAGCACACCGTCGTCGGCTCCAATGTCGTGGTGAAGAGCGGCGCCTTTCTTCACAAGGCGGTGGTGCACGACAACGTGTACGTCGGTCAGCAGAGCAATCTGCGCGGCTGTGTCATCGGCAAGAACACCGACATCATGCGCGCCGCCCGTATCGAGGACGGGGCCGTCATCGGCGATGAGTGCCTGATCGGCGAGGAATCGATCGTCCAGGGCAATGTCCGGGTCTACCCGTTCAAGACCATCGAGGCGGGCGCGTTCGTCAACACCTCGGTGATCTGGGAGTCGCGGGGGCAGGCCCATCTGTTCGGCGCCCGCGGTGTCTCCGGCATCCTCAATGTGGAGATCACCCCGGAGCTCGCGGTGCGGCTTGCCGGAGCCTATGCGACGACCCTCAAGAAGGGCTCCACGGTCACCACTGCGCGTGACCACTCCAGGGGCGCGCGGGCACTCAAACGGGCGATGATCTCCGCCCTGCAGACCAGCGCCATCGACGTACGGGACCTGGAGAACGTACCGCTGCCGGTGGCCCGGCAGCAGACCGCGCGCGGCAGCGCCGGCGGCTTTATGATCCGGACCTCGCCCGGGGTGCCGGATTCGGTGGACATCATGTTCTTCGACGAGCGGGGCGCCGATCTGTCCGCGGCCGGTCAGCGGAAGCTGGACCGGGTGTACGCCCGCCAGGAGTACCGCCGGGCCTTCCCGGGCGAGATCGGTGACCTCAGCTTCCCGTCGAGCGTCTTCGACTCGTACACGGGCTCGCTGCTGCGCGCCGTGAACATCAGCGGCATCGCCGAATCCGGTCTCAAGGTTGTCGTGGACGCCGCCAACGGAAGCTCCGGGCTGGTGCTCCCGAGCCTGCTGGGACGGCTCGGGGTGGACGCGCTGACCATCAACCCCGGCCTGAACGAGGCGCGGCCGACGGAGACCGCCGACGCCCGCCGGTCGGGGCTGGCCCGGCTCGGCGAGATGGTGGCCTCGGCGCGTGCCGCGTTCGGGGTGCGGTTCGACCCGGTCGGTGAGCGGTTCTCGCTCGTAGACGAGCGGGGCCGCATCGTGGAGGACGACCGGACGCTGCTGGTGATGCTGGACCTGGTGGCCGCGGAGCGGCGCAGCGGGCGGGTGGCGCTTCCGGTGACCACGACCCGTATCGCCGAGCAGGTGGCGGCGTATCACGGCACGCAGGTGGAGTGGACGACCACCGCGGCGGACGATCTGACCCGGGTCGCCCGGTCGGAGACCACCATCTTCGGCGGTGACGGGCGCGGCGGATTCATCATCCCCGAGTTCAGCAGCGTCTTCGACGGTACGGCCGCCTTCGTCCGGCTGATCGGGCTGGTGGCGCGCACTCAGCTGACGTTGAGTCAGATCGATGCGCGGATCCCGCGGGCGCATGTCCAGCGGCGCGATCTGGCCACCCCCTGGGCGGTCAAGGGCCTGGTCATGCGGCATGTGGTGGAGGCCGCGGGCGACCGCAGCGTGGACACCACCGACGGGGTGCGGGTCGTGGAGGCCGACGGGCGGTGGGTCATGGTGCTGCCCGACCCGGCCGAGGCGGTCACCCATCTGTGGGCGGAGGGCCCGGACGACGCGTCCGCGCAGGCCCTGCTGGACGAGTGGTCGAGCGTCGTGGACAGCGCGGGGCGCTGA
- a CDS encoding membrane protein translates to MSLLTNVMDHSLDDGYAEAAARRGETGRSGLPRTMRAKLGLALGLVLVAVVITVGAAEARISAPTLAKERGELIDRIETGNSNADDLARSVDKLRGEVGEKQRQALEKHGGAKADLVALLSGANQVTGPGVKLVVDDAKGAAGGGGGPRESADFSDTGRVRDHDMQRVVNGLWESGAEAISINGQRLTALSAIRAAGDAILVDNKPLAPPYTVLAVGDGQRLSTAFQNSADGQYLHVLQQNYDIRTSISAQDSLRLPAAPSLIVRTAEPIAGGSGKGDADTGKGTS, encoded by the coding sequence ATGTCGCTGCTGACCAATGTGATGGACCACAGCCTCGACGACGGTTACGCCGAGGCCGCCGCGCGGCGCGGTGAGACCGGTCGCTCGGGCCTGCCGCGCACCATGCGGGCCAAACTGGGGCTGGCTCTCGGCCTTGTCCTGGTCGCGGTGGTCATCACCGTCGGCGCCGCCGAGGCGCGGATATCGGCGCCCACGCTGGCCAAGGAGCGGGGAGAACTGATCGACCGTATCGAGACGGGAAACTCGAACGCGGACGATCTCGCCAGGAGCGTGGACAAGCTCCGCGGCGAAGTCGGGGAGAAGCAGCGGCAGGCACTGGAGAAGCACGGCGGAGCCAAGGCCGATCTGGTGGCGCTGCTCTCGGGGGCCAACCAGGTGACGGGCCCCGGGGTGAAGCTGGTGGTCGACGACGCCAAGGGCGCGGCCGGCGGCGGCGGGGGACCACGGGAGAGCGCCGACTTCTCCGATACCGGCCGGGTGCGCGACCACGACATGCAGCGTGTCGTCAACGGCCTGTGGGAGTCGGGCGCGGAGGCCATCTCGATCAACGGACAGCGGCTGACGGCGCTCTCGGCGATCAGGGCTGCGGGAGACGCCATACTGGTCGACAACAAGCCGCTGGCGCCGCCCTATACGGTGCTCGCGGTGGGGGACGGGCAGCGGCTGAGCACCGCTTTCCAGAACAGCGCGGACGGCCAGTATCTGCATGTGCTGCAGCAGAACTATGACATCCGCACGAGCATTTCCGCCCAGGACTCGCTCCGGCTTCCGGCCGCGCCGAGCCTGATCGTACGCACCGCGGAACCGATAGCCGGTGGCTCCGGCAAGGGTGACGCCGACACAGGGAAGGGCACATCGTGA
- a CDS encoding membrane protein, translated as MIAVLGLIVGVVVGLVVRPVVPTVVEPYLPIAVVAALDAVFGGFRAMLDGIFDDKVFVVSFLSNVVVAALIVFLGDKLGVGAQLSTGVVVVLGIRIFSNAAAIRRHVFRA; from the coding sequence GTGATCGCCGTATTGGGGCTCATCGTGGGAGTCGTGGTCGGGCTTGTGGTCCGACCCGTGGTGCCGACGGTGGTCGAGCCCTATCTGCCGATCGCCGTCGTGGCGGCACTCGACGCGGTCTTCGGGGGCTTCCGGGCGATGCTGGACGGGATCTTCGACGACAAGGTCTTCGTCGTATCGTTCCTGTCCAATGTGGTGGTGGCCGCACTGATCGTCTTCCTCGGTGACAAGCTGGGCGTCGGTGCCCAACTGTCGACGGGAGTCGTGGTCGTGCTCGGTATCCGGATCTTCTCCAACGCGGCCGCGATCCGCCGCCATGTCTTCCGGGCGTGA
- a CDS encoding signal peptide protein, whose translation MKLFGKLFGKSARQDGGSSTARHRASRAAEESGGGTEERPLFRDQVGAQGASVDPSATGPIGFQEPSAAHSGGGFGLPVCQRCGHRNAEASRFCSNCGAPLRGGAPSERASETTSTISISGLEAYDSEVTGQTPLPSLSPEAQAAVEALPMGSALLVVRRGPNSGSRFLLDSDVTTAGRHPQSDIFLDDVTVSRRHVEFRRGQDGSFTVSDVGSLNGTYLNREQIDAPVVLASGDEVQIGKYRLVFYPSQRGVGI comes from the coding sequence GTGAAGTTGTTCGGGAAGTTGTTCGGCAAGAGTGCCCGCCAGGATGGCGGCAGCAGCACCGCTCGCCACCGCGCCTCGCGTGCCGCGGAGGAGAGCGGAGGGGGGACCGAGGAGCGCCCGCTGTTCCGGGACCAGGTCGGCGCGCAGGGCGCGTCTGTTGACCCCTCCGCGACCGGCCCCATAGGTTTCCAGGAGCCATCGGCCGCTCACAGTGGTGGAGGGTTCGGCTTGCCTGTCTGTCAGCGGTGCGGCCACCGGAACGCGGAGGCCAGCCGGTTCTGCTCCAATTGCGGCGCCCCGTTGCGGGGCGGCGCGCCCTCCGAGCGTGCCTCGGAGACCACCTCCACCATTTCGATCTCGGGTCTCGAGGCGTACGACTCCGAGGTGACCGGGCAGACGCCGCTGCCGTCGCTCAGCCCGGAGGCGCAGGCCGCCGTCGAGGCGCTGCCGATGGGATCGGCGCTGCTGGTGGTCCGGCGCGGGCCGAACTCGGGCAGCCGTTTCCTGCTGGACAGTGATGTCACCACGGCGGGCCGTCACCCGCAGAGCGACATCTTCCTGGACGATGTGACGGTCTCCCGCCGCCATGTGGAGTTCCGGCGCGGCCAGGACGGCAGCTTCACCGTCTCGGACGTCGGCAGCCTCAACGGGACGTATCTCAACCGGGAGCAGATCGACGCGCCGGTGGTGCTGGCCAGCGGCGACGAGGTGCAGATCGGTAAGTACCGGCTGGTCTTCTACCCGAGCCAGCGGGGCGTCGGCATCTGA